Proteins from one Megalopta genalis isolate 19385.01 chromosome 1, iyMegGena1_principal, whole genome shotgun sequence genomic window:
- the mRpL38 gene encoding mitochondrial ribosomal protein L38: MATRLFRIFSNDFPPPSRICIVQIRHGHHLRGKPPTIARNLEQRLAILNKTDPTVSFKVDIGFSVPKVPKDLIKTWLAEKKSVAADPEMEKQARNKLLYVDLDVVKEIWQKISSPNAIHKIAEHYGIFQDLFGDAYFKPVLPLEIGYKIEGDTFVRAHTGNVIKPSEAHKSPNVSYSANEGTLWTLIMSTPDGNLQNSEDEYCHWFIGNIPGNKVEQGEQIMDYMKPIPSRGIGYYRYIFLLYKQNKHLNYAEYKKAQPCLQLKERNWNTLTFYRKHQDDLTPAGLAFFQSDWDHTVTEFYHSSLDAEEPIFEYDFPKPYVTPQKWFPLKQPFDLYLDHYRDPKETMKHFLLRKLKNVHPFREPKPPLKYPNAIAFEKDVPSWLKLRMKKERIGWGRINDME; the protein is encoded by the exons ATGGCAACAAGGTTGTTCcgaattttttcaaatgattTTCCACCGCCTTCGAGAATTTGTATCGTACAAATTCGACATGGACATCATCTACGAGGAAAACCGCCGACGATTGCTCGCAACTTAGAACAACGGCTTGCGA TTCTTAACAAAACGGACCCAACAGTATCATTTAAAGTAGATATTGGTTTCTCCGTTCCGAAAGTGCCGAAAGATTTAATAAAAACTTGGCTGGCTGAGAAAAAATCTGTGGCAGCAGATCCAGAAATGGAGAAGCAAGCAAGGAATAAATTAT TATATGTTGATCTGGACGTAGTAAAAGAAATATGGCAAAAAATATCTTCTCCTAATGCCATACATAAAATCGCAGAGCATTATGGAATTTTCCAAGATTTGTTCGGAGATGCATATTTCAAACCTGTTTTACCCTTAGAGATTGGCTATAAAATTGAAGGTGATACATTTGTCAGAGCTCATACAGGAAATGTTATAAAACCTAGTGAAGCACACAAATCCCCAAATGTTAGTTATTCGGCGAACGAAGGAACTCTATGGACTTTGATCATGAGTACACCTGATGGCAACTTACAGAATTCAGAAGACGAGTATTGTCATTGGTTTAT AGGAAACATTCCTGGGAATAAAGTGGAGCAAGGAGAACAAATAATGGATTACATGAAACCCATCCCATCAAGAGGAATTGGATATTATCGTTACATATTTCTGCTTTACAAGCAAAACAAGCATTTAAACTATGCAGAATATAAAAAGGCTCAACCATg tTTACAGTTGAAAGAACGCAATTGGAATACGCTAACATTTTACCGAAAACATCAGGACGATCTTACACCCGCGGGTTTAGCATTTTTCCAGAGTGATTGGGATCATACAGTAACAGAATTTTATCATTCGTCGTTAG ACGCGGAGGAACCAATATTTGAGTACGACTTCCCGAAACCATACGTCACACCACAGAAATGGTTCCCACTGAAACAACCATTCGATCTTTATTTGGATCATTACAGGGATCCCAAAGAGACTATGAAACACTTCCTATtgagaaagttgaaaaatgttcatcCTTTCAGAGAACCAAAACCACCTTTGAAGTATCCAAATGCTATCGCTTTCGAGAAGGATGTACCTTCGTGGTTGAAACTAAGAATGAAAAAGGAACGTATTGGTTGGGGGCGAATCAACGATATGGAGTAA
- the LOC117223553 gene encoding uncharacterized protein LOC117223553, with translation MFARRVEIYKDSRWSTKDKLEQYRGILKLYGREKRLRLQDAAKLKKRISWQLNTFREDVKKYQELVSDTKNQAYKELHGHKDLQLKCLGHEVEHTCLTVYEDNNLRRRRLDKLRYEKKNKMKLCFELQLDHAILSETYKKEQEMTWTHAESVQQQLIARYQLAVAKQNAAKAINITYSCMLEILKQDTVRHDAVLDILKQDQRRQCKLIVRATIMGQLALEEAADIEEKCKMLARKVWSNMKERERTLTLVRSQVEDLWSYAQSLIRTESETMFAMDVRRASMAANGALEKQIKSLEAVFQKVQESLLVRSYRELLSRLEDQMKQRKRLLEQFNHNVKERDSLLTRKNEALASLSQIEYAAVAHMEAYNVDRDALLDQIAMQKQRQIEQKKVRKDRGELLMDIRAALQNMVAMLVCVRKGAIRGAPKKQVEKSSKEDKDVDTEDLESILPAMEKVETEGLTLLSTVSRKVGALFGMSNFEFDKDRDDRAKDLYQTYVSNYNSKLKFKSEQAETTGFILEHEAIDSTVLTRADIKLRSKQTVEAYTRLE, from the exons ATGTTCGCCAGACGCGTCGAAATCTACAAGGACAGTAGATGGTCCACAAAGGATAAACTTGAACAATATCGtgggattttgaagttatacg GCCGCGAAAAAAGGTTGCGACTGCAGGATGCTGCAAAGTTGAAGAAAAGAATATCATGGCAATTGAATACCTTTCGAGAGGACGTAAAAAAATATCAAGAGCTCGTCAGTGATACCAAAAATCAAGCATATAAAGAGCTCCATGGTCACAAAGATTTGCAGTTAAAATGCCTTGGTCATGAAGTAGAG CACACCTGCTTAACTGTCTATGAGGATAACAATCTGAGGCGACGTCGACTGGATAAGCTTCGTTACGAGAAAAAGAACAAAATGAAACTTTGCTTCGAGTTACAG TTGGATCACGCGATACTATCCGAAACGTATAAGAAAGAACAAGAGATGACATGGACTCACGCAGAAAGTGTGCAGCAGCAGTTAATAGCACGCTATCAGCTGGCTGTAGCGAAGCAAAATGCAGCTAAGGCGATAAATATAACGTACAGTTGTATGCTTGAAATCTTGAAACAG GACACGGTGCGACATGACGCTGTGTTAGATATATTGAAACAAGATCAACGAAGGCAATGCAAGCTGATAGTCAGGGCAACAATAATGGGACAGCTGGCGCTCGAAGAAGCCGCCGATATTGAAGAGAAATGCAAGATGCTTGCGCGAAAAGTTTGGAGCAATATGAAGGAACGGGAACGCACTTTAACACTTGTTCGTAGCCAAGTTGAAGATTTATGGTCATATGCGCAATCTTTGATACGAACCGAA AGTGAAACAATGTTCGCCATGGATGTTAGACGAGCTTCAATGGCAGCAAATGGAGCATTGGAGAAGCAGATTAAATCCCTAGAAGCAGTCTTTCAGAAAGTTCAAGAATCGTTGTTGGTGCGATCCTACAGAGAGTTACTATCAAG GCTTGAAGATCAAATGAAACAGCGAAAACGATTACTCGAACAATTCAACCATAATGTGAAAGAACGTGATTCGCTGTTGACTCGGAAGAATGAAGCTTTAGCAAGTCTTTCACAGATTGAGTATGCTGCTGTCGCACATATGGAAGC ATATAATGTAGACAGAGACGCTTTACTAGACCAAATTGCGATGCAAAAACAGCGACAAATCGAACAGAAAAAGGTAAGAAAAGATCGTGGCGAGTTGTTAATGGACATACGAGCAGCGTTACAAAATATGGTAGCTATGCTTGTCTGCGTGAGAAAAGGAGCCATTAGAGGAGCACCGAAGAAACAAGTTGAGAAGTCGTCGAAAGAAGACAAAGATGTAGACACAGAAGATCTTGAATCGATTTTGCCAGCAATGGAAAAAGTCGAAACGGAGG GTTTAACTTTACTGTCCACCGTGAGTCGAAAAGTGGGAGCGCTGTTTGGAATGAGCAACTTTGAATTTGATAAGGATAGGGACGACAGAGCAAAAGATTTGTATCAAACTTATGTTTCAAACTATAATTCGAAACTGAAGTTTAAATCCGAGCAAGCAGAAACTACAG GTTTCATTCTTGAACATGAAGCGATCGATTCTACGGTACTAACAAGAGCTGACATCAAACTAAGAAGTAAACAGACTGTCGAAGCTTATACGCGACTAGAATGA
- the hig gene encoding locomotion-related protein hikaru genki isoform X3 produces MLAGMEQYLPAFRRQRLRIIPYQVLLMETRLILVFSYSPLMTVRGETEDVPPTIVFGLPAGSAAVEPSGTLAVFPGSILHLECLFARKLGNPEWTWTSTFRQYLTGWAIAARERDWKYRLSIYYAKAQDSGTYTCSTPRGLSNSIRVHVVDVQCPVLSLPEPPLFGKIEGARMGHGAVFECPVGYRLEGAPGITCQYNGKWSADMPRCTLIECPPLDALNDSRLQLIEYNNSFGGRALFTCMWGHKLVGSDAINCEEDGSWSGDVPICTEITCPAPSIPKSGRIIEQSHRHNSGRKQHRGRIHKVGALVRYACLPGHQLIGEASIICTENGTWSHTSPICKVRCPYPGDPPHGRIAPLKFWYKPGDNIQVTCSPGYVTPLEPVRRPTCRDNGIWSAPPPPCRSYKDV; encoded by the exons ATGCTAGCTGGAATGGAACAGTACCTTCCTGCGTTCCGACGACAGCGATTGCGAATTATACCG TATCAAGTTCTCCTGATGGAGACGAGGCTGATACTTGTGTTTAGTTATTCTCCTCTGATGACTGTTCGAGGAGAAACAGAGGACGTACCACCTACAATCGTGTTCGGGCTCCCAGCTGGTTCAGCAGCCGTAGAACCGTCCGGTACCCTCGCGGTCTTTCCAGGAAGCATTCTTCACTTGGAGTGCCTTTTCGCTAGGAAACTTGGTAACCCGGAATGGACCTGGACCTCTACGTTTCGCCAGTACTTAACTG GATGGGCGATCGCAGCTCGCGAAAGGGACTGGAAGTACCGGCTATCGATATATTATGCGAAAGCTCAAGATTCCGGTACGTACACGTGTTCCACGCCCCGCGGACTGTCCAACTCCATTCGTGTTCACGTTGTTG ACGTTCAATGCCCGGTCCTGAGCCTACCGGAACCACCGTTGTTCGGGAAAATCGAAGGCGCGCGGATGGGACACGGAGCAGTGTTCGAATGTCCTGTTGGATACAGACTGGAAGGTGCTCCAGGCATAACGTGCCAATACAATG GCAAATGGTCCGCTGACATGCCACGATGCACGCTGATCGAGTGTCCGCCTTTGGACGCGCTCAACGACTCCCGGTTGCAACTTATCGAGTACAATAATAGTTTCGGCGGCAGGGCATTGTTCACTTGCATGTGGGGCCACAAGCTCGTGGGATCTGATGCTATAAATTGTGAGGAGGACGGCTCGTGGAGTGGAGATGTACCCATCTGTACCG AAATTACCTGCCCAGCACCATCGATACCGAAAAGCGGTCGTATCATCGAACAAAGTCACCGTCATAATTCTGGTAGGAAACAGCACCGTGGTCGAATACACAAAGTCGGTGCGCTCGTCAGATATGCCTGTTTACCAGGCCATCAACTTATCGGCGAGGCATCCATAATATGCACTGAAAATGGGACGTGGTCCCACACGTCACCAATTT GCAAAGTGAGATGTCCTTATCCAGGTGATCCACCGCACGGGCGAATCGCTCCCCTCAAGTTTTGGTACAAACCTGGAGATAATATACAG GTGACTTGCTCGCCCGGATACGTAACACCTCTAGAACCCGTTAGGAGACCAACTTGTAGGGACAACGGCATATGGAGCGCACCACCGCCTCCTTGTAGATCGTACAAAGATGTTTAA
- the hig gene encoding locomotion-related protein hikaru genki isoform X2, whose translation MSIEKKRRRKLFDSVFRTIPSTAAGWFVLLLGLTIGFCEAGQTDADGLQQSCKLEGLHPLLIVTYKNITISVDRITVPHEERVTVRCRELGKYKLIGDSLLHCRNASWNGTVPSCVPTTAIANYTEDVPPTIVFGLPAGSAAVEPSGTLAVFPGSILHLECLFARKLGNPEWTWTSTFRQYLTGWAIAARERDWKYRLSIYYAKAQDSGTYTCSTPRGLSNSIRVHVVDVQCPVLSLPEPPLFGKIEGARMGHGAVFECPVGYRLEGAPGITCQYNGKWSADMPRCTLIECPPLDALNDSRLQLIEYNNSFGGRALFTCMWGHKLVGSDAINCEEDGSWSGDVPICTEITCPAPSIPKSGRIIEQSHRHNSGRKQHRGRIHKVGALVRYACLPGHQLIGEASIICTENGTWSHTSPICKVRCPYPGDPPHGRIAPLKFWYKPGDNIQVTCSPGYVTPLEPVRRPTCRDNGIWSAPPPPCRSYKDV comes from the exons ATGCGGATGGACTCCAACAGAGTTGCAAACTCGAAGGTCTACATCCGCTCTTGATTGTTACTTACAAAAACATAACTATATCG GTGGATAGAATTACAGTACCGCACGAGGAACGAGTGACCGTTCGGTGTAGGGAACTTGGTAAATACAAACTGATCGGCGATTCTCTGCTACATTGTCGCAATGCTAGCTGGAATGGAACAGTACCTTCCTGCGTTCCGACGACAGCGATTGCGAATTATACCG AGGACGTACCACCTACAATCGTGTTCGGGCTCCCAGCTGGTTCAGCAGCCGTAGAACCGTCCGGTACCCTCGCGGTCTTTCCAGGAAGCATTCTTCACTTGGAGTGCCTTTTCGCTAGGAAACTTGGTAACCCGGAATGGACCTGGACCTCTACGTTTCGCCAGTACTTAACTG GATGGGCGATCGCAGCTCGCGAAAGGGACTGGAAGTACCGGCTATCGATATATTATGCGAAAGCTCAAGATTCCGGTACGTACACGTGTTCCACGCCCCGCGGACTGTCCAACTCCATTCGTGTTCACGTTGTTG ACGTTCAATGCCCGGTCCTGAGCCTACCGGAACCACCGTTGTTCGGGAAAATCGAAGGCGCGCGGATGGGACACGGAGCAGTGTTCGAATGTCCTGTTGGATACAGACTGGAAGGTGCTCCAGGCATAACGTGCCAATACAATG GCAAATGGTCCGCTGACATGCCACGATGCACGCTGATCGAGTGTCCGCCTTTGGACGCGCTCAACGACTCCCGGTTGCAACTTATCGAGTACAATAATAGTTTCGGCGGCAGGGCATTGTTCACTTGCATGTGGGGCCACAAGCTCGTGGGATCTGATGCTATAAATTGTGAGGAGGACGGCTCGTGGAGTGGAGATGTACCCATCTGTACCG AAATTACCTGCCCAGCACCATCGATACCGAAAAGCGGTCGTATCATCGAACAAAGTCACCGTCATAATTCTGGTAGGAAACAGCACCGTGGTCGAATACACAAAGTCGGTGCGCTCGTCAGATATGCCTGTTTACCAGGCCATCAACTTATCGGCGAGGCATCCATAATATGCACTGAAAATGGGACGTGGTCCCACACGTCACCAATTT GCAAAGTGAGATGTCCTTATCCAGGTGATCCACCGCACGGGCGAATCGCTCCCCTCAAGTTTTGGTACAAACCTGGAGATAATATACAG GTGACTTGCTCGCCCGGATACGTAACACCTCTAGAACCCGTTAGGAGACCAACTTGTAGGGACAACGGCATATGGAGCGCACCACCGCCTCCTTGTAGATCGTACAAAGATGTTTAA
- the hig gene encoding locomotion-related protein hikaru genki isoform X1, which yields MSIEKKRRRKLFDSVFRTIPSTAAGWFVLLLGLTIGFCEAGQTDADGLQQSCKLEGLHPLLIVTYKNITISVDRITVPHEERVTVRCRELGKYKLIGDSLLHCRNASWNGTVPSCVPTTAIANYTGETEDVPPTIVFGLPAGSAAVEPSGTLAVFPGSILHLECLFARKLGNPEWTWTSTFRQYLTGWAIAARERDWKYRLSIYYAKAQDSGTYTCSTPRGLSNSIRVHVVDVQCPVLSLPEPPLFGKIEGARMGHGAVFECPVGYRLEGAPGITCQYNGKWSADMPRCTLIECPPLDALNDSRLQLIEYNNSFGGRALFTCMWGHKLVGSDAINCEEDGSWSGDVPICTEITCPAPSIPKSGRIIEQSHRHNSGRKQHRGRIHKVGALVRYACLPGHQLIGEASIICTENGTWSHTSPICKVRCPYPGDPPHGRIAPLKFWYKPGDNIQVTCSPGYVTPLEPVRRPTCRDNGIWSAPPPPCRSYKDV from the exons ATGCGGATGGACTCCAACAGAGTTGCAAACTCGAAGGTCTACATCCGCTCTTGATTGTTACTTACAAAAACATAACTATATCG GTGGATAGAATTACAGTACCGCACGAGGAACGAGTGACCGTTCGGTGTAGGGAACTTGGTAAATACAAACTGATCGGCGATTCTCTGCTACATTGTCGCAATGCTAGCTGGAATGGAACAGTACCTTCCTGCGTTCCGACGACAGCGATTGCGAATTATACCG GAGAAACAGAGGACGTACCACCTACAATCGTGTTCGGGCTCCCAGCTGGTTCAGCAGCCGTAGAACCGTCCGGTACCCTCGCGGTCTTTCCAGGAAGCATTCTTCACTTGGAGTGCCTTTTCGCTAGGAAACTTGGTAACCCGGAATGGACCTGGACCTCTACGTTTCGCCAGTACTTAACTG GATGGGCGATCGCAGCTCGCGAAAGGGACTGGAAGTACCGGCTATCGATATATTATGCGAAAGCTCAAGATTCCGGTACGTACACGTGTTCCACGCCCCGCGGACTGTCCAACTCCATTCGTGTTCACGTTGTTG ACGTTCAATGCCCGGTCCTGAGCCTACCGGAACCACCGTTGTTCGGGAAAATCGAAGGCGCGCGGATGGGACACGGAGCAGTGTTCGAATGTCCTGTTGGATACAGACTGGAAGGTGCTCCAGGCATAACGTGCCAATACAATG GCAAATGGTCCGCTGACATGCCACGATGCACGCTGATCGAGTGTCCGCCTTTGGACGCGCTCAACGACTCCCGGTTGCAACTTATCGAGTACAATAATAGTTTCGGCGGCAGGGCATTGTTCACTTGCATGTGGGGCCACAAGCTCGTGGGATCTGATGCTATAAATTGTGAGGAGGACGGCTCGTGGAGTGGAGATGTACCCATCTGTACCG AAATTACCTGCCCAGCACCATCGATACCGAAAAGCGGTCGTATCATCGAACAAAGTCACCGTCATAATTCTGGTAGGAAACAGCACCGTGGTCGAATACACAAAGTCGGTGCGCTCGTCAGATATGCCTGTTTACCAGGCCATCAACTTATCGGCGAGGCATCCATAATATGCACTGAAAATGGGACGTGGTCCCACACGTCACCAATTT GCAAAGTGAGATGTCCTTATCCAGGTGATCCACCGCACGGGCGAATCGCTCCCCTCAAGTTTTGGTACAAACCTGGAGATAATATACAG GTGACTTGCTCGCCCGGATACGTAACACCTCTAGAACCCGTTAGGAGACCAACTTGTAGGGACAACGGCATATGGAGCGCACCACCGCCTCCTTGTAGATCGTACAAAGATGTTTAA